GACAGGCTACTCCTGAATCTGAAATTTCTTATTTTTGCGTTCTGTTTTTACAAGTCAATACTAATTATACCACTCCAATGGGAAGAATATTTGAAGTAAGAAAATCAACCATGTTTGCCCGCTGGGACAAAATGGCGAAAGCATTTTCAAGAATAGGAAAGGAAATTGCCATTGCTGTTAAAGCCGGTGGACCTGATCCTGACAACAACCCCGCTCTACGCCGCTGTATACTGAACGCCAAGAGTGTGAACATGCCGAAAGACCGTGTAGACGCGGCTATCAAACGTGCTGTAGGAAAAGACAAAACTGATTATGAAGAAGTTGTATATGAAGGTTATGCTCCGCATGGCGTAGCGGTAATGATTGATACAGCTACTGACAATACCACCCGCACTGTTGCCAACCTGCGTATGCACTTCACCAAAGGTGGAGGCAGCCTGGGTAACAGCGGTTCTGTAGGCTTTATATTTAACCGTGTTGGTGAATTTAAAGCAAAGAATGCCGGCCAGGATCTGGAAGAACTGGAACTGGAACTGATTGATTTTGGTCTGGAAGAAATTGGTGAAGATAGTGAGGGCAATATTATTATCCGTGCTGCTTTCAATGAATTCGGCAATATGGCCAAAGCGCTGGAAGAAAAAGGCCTGGAAGTGATCAGCTCCGAGCTGAAACGCATCCCTTCCACCACGGTAGAGCTGAACGATGAGCAGGCGAAGGAAGTGTTGGAACTGGTAGACCGCCTGGAACAGGATGACGACGTACAGCAGGTTTTCCACAATCTGAAATAATGAATGATCCCCATAAAAAGAAACGTCCGCTGATACAGCGGACGTTTTTTCCATTGGATACGGTTAACTACTAAACCAATACAGCTAAATTTTAAAAATACTGTGAGATCTTCCCAGATCATCTGTAATGAACATCAGCCCTTTACCATGATAGGTTTCCAGTTTAACGGAAGGATCCTGTGCAATATGCTTCCGAAGGCGGGTCAGGTAAACGTCCATTACACGGGAAGCAAAGAAGTCTTCCTGCCCCCAGATACAAGACAGGATATCATCTTTCTTCAGTTTTTTGTTTGAATTTTCGCAGAGAAAGCGAAGTAATTCCGCTTCTTTTGGGGCCATACGAACATGGGAGTCGGCATCTTTATGCCTTATATGATATTGTGAATAATCAAAAATCAGGTTGCTGATCGTGTATACAATACGGCGTTCGCTTTTAAGCAGCCGGCTGCGTTTTAGATATACTTCCACCCTGCAAAGCAGTTCCTGAATGCTGAAAGGCTTTATGATATAGTCATCAGCTCCGCATTCAAACCCCTTCAGCTTGTCCTGCTCCATATACCGGGAGGTTGTAAACAGAATGGGTATATTAACATCCATTGACCTGATGTC
The genomic region above belongs to Chitinophaga sp. 180180018-3 and contains:
- a CDS encoding YebC/PmpR family DNA-binding transcriptional regulator — encoded protein: MGRIFEVRKSTMFARWDKMAKAFSRIGKEIAIAVKAGGPDPDNNPALRRCILNAKSVNMPKDRVDAAIKRAVGKDKTDYEEVVYEGYAPHGVAVMIDTATDNTTRTVANLRMHFTKGGGSLGNSGSVGFIFNRVGEFKAKNAGQDLEELELELIDFGLEEIGEDSEGNIIIRAAFNEFGNMAKALEEKGLEVISSELKRIPSTTVELNDEQAKEVLELVDRLEQDDDVQQVFHNLK
- a CDS encoding response regulator transcription factor produces the protein MQSSILLVEDDIFFAKVVKRQLERAGYMVHLCENGEEGWEKFQKHVFDLCLLDVVMPKKDGFALAEDIRSMDVNIPILFTTSRYMEQDKLKGFECGADDYIIKPFSIQELLCRVEVYLKRSRLLKSERRIVYTISNLIFDYSQYHIRHKDADSHVRMAPKEAELLRFLCENSNKKLKKDDILSCIWGQEDFFASRVMDVYLTRLRKHIAQDPSVKLETYHGKGLMFITDDLGRSHSIFKI